In Cryptomeria japonica chromosome 10, Sugi_1.0, whole genome shotgun sequence, a genomic segment contains:
- the LOC131076673 gene encoding glycine-rich protein 5-like, protein MASKLKQCGMLVTAMLMVGVIVGCEGRSLKTTVYETDNFGGGGGFGGGGGAGGGFGGGAGGGFGGGAGGGFGGGAGGGAGGGFGGGAGGGAGGGFGGGAGRGGGFGGGAGGGGGFGGGASGGGGF, encoded by the coding sequence ATGGCTTCTAAGCTCAAACAATGTGGAATGCTGGTTACTGCAATGCTTATGGTGGGAGTAATAGTTGGTTGTGAGGGCAGAAGTCTAAAGACGACAGTATATGAAACGGATAactttggtggtggtggagggttTGGCGGCGGTGGTGGAGCCGGAGGAGGCTTCGGTGGCGGAGCTGGAGGAGGATTCGGTGGTGGAGCTGGAGGAGGATTTGGTGGAGGAGCTGGTGGCGGAGCTGGTGGAGGCTTTGGAGGAGGTGCTGGAGGAGGCGCTGGTGGTGGCTTTGGGGGAGGCGCAGGAAGAGGAGGCGGTTTTGGCGGAGGGGCTGGTGGAGGTGGCGGCTTCGGCGGTGGAGCTAGTGGAGGCGGGGGATTTTAG
- the LOC131076664 gene encoding glycine-rich protein 5-like, whose amino-acid sequence MASKLKQCGLLVTAMLVAAVAEPEEVLVEVSVVELEEASVVVLEEAFGGGAGGGAGGGFGGGAGGGVGGGFGGGAGAGGGFGGGAGGGGGFGGGAGGGGGF is encoded by the exons ATGGCTTCCAAGCTCAAGCAATGTGGATTGCTTGTTACTGCAATGCTTGTG GCGGCGGTGGCGGAGCCGGAGGAGGTTTTGGTGGAGGTGTCGGTGGTGGAGCTGGAGGAGGCCTCGGTGGTGGTGCTGGAGGAGGCTTTTGGTGGGGGAGCTGGTGGCGGAGCTGGAGGAGGGTTTGGAGGAGGTGCTGGAGGAGGCGTTGGCGGTGGCTTTGGAGGAGGAGCAGGAGCAGGAGGCGGGTTTGGAGGAGGAGCTGGTGGAGGCGGCGGCTTCGGCGGTGGagctggtggaggtggaggattttaA